Part of the Triticum urartu cultivar G1812 chromosome 2, Tu2.1, whole genome shotgun sequence genome, TGTCATTACTGATGCTTGGACAGACAAAAAAAGGAGCATCATGAACTTGTGTGTGCATTGTAAGTTGGGGACAGTTTTTCTTGAATCAAAGGAGGCATCAGCTGATGCACACACAAGTCTCTACATCTTCAATTATGTGGATGAATGCATTGAGAAAATTGGTATCAATCTTGAACCTTTTATTTTATCTCGTTCTTTGCTTTTCAAGCTTTCATCATGTATTGATTATTGTGTTTTACCATGATGTTTGTAGGTGCTGATAATGTTGTACAAGTAGTCACGGATAATGCTTCAAACAATATGGGAGCAAAAGGGATGTTGAAAGAAAAAAGGCCGAAGATATTTTGGACCTCATGTGCAACGCACACCCTCAACTTGATGGTAGAAGCGGTTGGTAAATTAAAGCAATTTGGTTCTACAATTACCAAAGCAAAGGAGATGACTATTTTTCTTTATGCACATCATGCAACATTGGCGTTGATGAGGTCTCATACAAAAAAGAGAGACATTGTTAGGCCGGGAGTGACAAGATTTGCTTCGGCATTTCTTACCTTGCAAAGTCTTGCTGCAAAGAAGAAACAACTAAAGGAGATGTGTTGTAGTGATGCTTGGGAACAATGCAAGCATACACGTACAAGGAAAGGAAAGTCGGCTCATGCCACCATAATTAGTAGGACATTTTGGAAGAATGTGTCTCTTTGCATCAAGGTAAGAAAATTAATAATGTTCTTTAATTGTGTCTTGTCATCTTGTGTTATATGTTATATGTTAAATACTAATGTTGTGCTTATCGTATGTTGCAATGCAAGGTTTTTGAGCCATTGGTGAAGGTGCTTCGATTGGCTGATAGTGATGGACAGTCCATGGCCTCTATGTATGGAGAAATAATAGAGGCAAAGAAGGCAATATTGCTTGCGGTTGAAAATTCAGAGAAGGACTATAAGATCATCACAACAGCCATGGAGGGCAAGATGAATGGGAGGTTAGATACGCCATTGCACATGGCCGCATATGCACTGAATCCCTATTATAGTTATGCTACCCCAAGCATATTTGTCGATGTAGAGGTCATGAGTGGATTGATGGAAGTTATTGAGACCTTCTatcatgatgatgatgagaaGCAAAATAAAGCACTTAACGTAGACTTGCCAAGGTTTAAAAATAAGGAGGGCATGTTTGCAAAGTTGGCTGCCTCCAAAGCTATAACGAATGCAAATTTCAATCCCGGTAAGCTCGTTCTCCTACATACTCTTTGTCTTTTTGCATTTTACATTTCTGAAATTATGGGTTGATGGATTGATGCATAAtactttattttttgttttctcATGTAGGAGAGTGGTGGGCAACTTATGGACTACAAACTCCTACGTTGATGCACATGGCTTTGAGGATACTCAACTTGACCACAAGTTCTTCTGGATGTGAACGGAATTGGAGTGTTTTTGAACAAGTAACTCTTGAATCTCAACTTGTAGTTATTCAAATTTGATATTTAGTTCCTTACTTTATTTATGAACAAATGTGAATGGCTACTTGATTAGGCTTTACTTTGCAATTTTTAGGTGGATGCTAAGAGGAGAAATAAACTAGATGTAAGTCGTAGGGACAATCTAGTTTATATCCAATTCAATGGAAGAATGATGGACAAAAGAAAGAAATGTTCCTCCTCTCGTGATGTTCTCCTTGGTGAAGATGCTTCCATGGCACAAGATTGGATATGTGAAGATGCATATGTTGAGGACGAGGTTGATCCCGACACCACCATTGATGATGAAGTGGGAGCCACCGAGGCTATAGAGCCTCGTAGGAGTGCAAGAGTGAGAGAACTCCATGAagtagaagaatttgttgctgaTGAAGATTCAGAAAATGAGATTGCTTTGGAAGAGGAGATAGAATTTGAGTCTGATAATGATGAGATGATTGAAACAAATGAGGACGAGGATGAGGACGAGGACACAACACAACCTTAATTCTTTGGTTCATGCTATTTAGTATTTACCTAGTAATTTATTTTGGTTGTGGCCTTGTGGGAGAAGGAGAACTTTGTCTACGTGTGCTGTTTGGTATTTTCCTAGTTTGAGTTCTCAACTTGTCATGCAATGCAACTATGCAAGATTGCAAGAATCCATGAACGATATTTTTTGTGTTTTATGGTTGAGGACCTTGTTATGTTATGCACTTATGCAAGAAGTCAAGAACTATGATTATTTGTGTTTTATGGCTGTTGTGAATTGTCACCTGTGGACCTTGCTATGTCATACTATCATACATACTTTTGGACCTTGTTATGTTATACTGTCATATCATACATACCTGATACTTGTGGGCCTTGCTATGTCATGTGATACATACTTGTGGACCTTGTTATGTTATGCAAATTCAAGAACTATGATTATTTGTTATTAAGTTACTACAA contains:
- the LOC125537233 gene encoding glutamic acid-rich protein-like; this encodes MALRILNLTTSSSGCERNWSVFEQVDAKRRNKLDVSRRDNLVYIQFNGRMMDKRKKCSSSRDVLLGEDASMAQDWICEDAYVEDEVDPDTTIDDEVGATEAIEPRRSARVRELHEVEEFVADEDSENEIALEEEIEFESDNDEMIETNEDEDEDEDTTQP